The genomic window AAAATTATAAAAGGAGGGATAATGCGGTTCGTAACTTTTGAGTCGGAAGGATTACCGAAACTTGGAGTGCGTCTTGGCGACGAGGTTGTTGATTTATCCAAAGCCGACCCAAGCTTGCCAAACACATTGCTAGCGGTGCTTGAGGCTGGTAACGGTATCTTTGAGGAGGCTAAAATTGCTGCTGAGTCCGCACGGGAGCGATTATCTGTCGATTCTATCAAATTTTTTCCGGTCATTCCTCGCCCTCCAAAAATAATTTGCATTGGTTTAAACTATGCAGCACATGCGGCTGAAGGTGGACATGATAGGCCTAATTACCCTTCATTTTTCATGCGAGGCGCGACCAGTTTAACAGGACACAAACAGCCAATAATACGGCCAAAAGTCTCTGAAACACTGGATTATGAGGCTGAGTTGGTTGCTGTT from Pseudomonadota bacterium includes these protein-coding regions:
- a CDS encoding fumarylacetoacetate hydrolase family protein; its protein translation is MRFVTFESEGLPKLGVRLGDEVVDLSKADPSLPNTLLAVLEAGNGIFEEAKIAAESARERLSVDSIKFFPVIPRPPKIICIGLNYAAHAAEGGHDRPNYPSFFMRGATSLTGHKQPIIRPKVSETLDYEAELVAVIGKRSDRHMSRDETLDLVAGYSMFNEASVREWQRKTQQYCIGKNFDNTGAFGPDFVTADEVPPGGAGLSIQSRLNGQVMQ